DNA from Heptranchias perlo isolate sHepPer1 unplaced genomic scaffold, sHepPer1.hap1 HAP1_SCAFFOLD_47, whole genome shotgun sequence:
cccatacacaactggcaggatgctgatacactgtgaatccccatacacaactggtaGGATCCCGACACTTCCTGCCTCCAAACACACCTGCTAAGTGCTGCCCAGATGTTCTGTGCTCACAAGTAAAAAGCAGTGCCGTGGATTaatgtgagggaaagacaatgttcagTGTAATTTGGAGTTACGGACTGGCTTCCTAatggcagtggaagagagaactTATTCCACTCAAAGAACAGTCCTTTAACTCAtggtctttttagacccaatggaatgactgatggcagtgaaagagagaatttATTCAATTCAAGCATAGccctttaactcagggtctttttagATCCAATATAATGActgatggcagtgaaagagagaacttattcaATTCAAGAATAGccctttaactcagggtctttttagacccaatataatgactgatggcagtgaaagagagaacttattccaCGAAAAGAACAGTCCTTTAAATCAGGGTCATTTTAGACCCAAGGGAATGACTGgtggcagtggaagagagaacttattctactcagagaatagtcctttaactcagggtctcTGTGGAGccaatggaatgactgatggaaatatattttaatttCCCAAATCTGCATTAGAGgaaattcagaccaaaatgaaacaacggCGTATCATTATTGGGAGAACAGttgatatgaactgtgagtgttttctgctctaacattactctgAGTGATGTGGGCAGCAGTTCTAATCCTAATTCTAATCGGTGATATGACAGGACTGTTTTCAGAACACATTCAATCTAGATGTAAAATGGtgaaaaattgttcacaatttctgaaacacaatataacaggagaatgatgagggacaggaaaaggccattttgcGCAAATAAGCCTGTCCCTGTTCGAGAGATGACCCCACCTACCACTCCTCTCAGTGTatccacagaaacacgttcaattatgtcttgaccccacttacactgccctTTTAGTGTCTTTCCTTGGTACCTGGGTCCCCCGAACCCCACCACATTGGGTGAGAAAATTACTCTAATTTCCATTCTTATTTCTGACTTTCAATTTTCTCCGTTATTAATTATTTTGGtgattgtgagcctgtttcctgcACTAATGTTGGGAATTCGATTGAAACTTTCCAATACCGAAGTCCCTTGTCCAAACGAAATACATCAAACCTCCTCACCCTAACCTCAACCCAAACTCGAATACCTGAAATCatctttctgattcccctctgtacCTTCAGAATTGCTGTAATCATTACTTGTGCTCAGGTGACGATAGAAGTTCAGAAAATATTCCAGATGGCCAACCCGAGTCCAGTTTCTAAAAGCTGCCCTAACACATAGGttaaacagtggaacttctgtccattcacagactgtccctctcccaatgcccacaatatcccagataacctgccagaggtcagatacaataacagtgggagtCTGTCCATTcacgtctgtccctctcccattgataccCAATACCCTATTTCCCATTTCCGCAGAAGGTCAGCACCACTGACAATTTCATAGATTGATTCACGAGAACTTCTACTGTCACATAACGAGGATAATGCGTGGATTTGAAACGAGGCGTCTATAGTGCATGTCAGGGCTGATGGTATGAACCATCAGAGGGAAATAACACCTTCAAAGAAATCTCCATGTTCACTAAATATTACAATCAAGTGACGATTTGAAACTTCTCTCAGCCCTTCTTCACTTTCAAACGAGGTTTTCAGTAACTGAGTTAAATGTCCTGCTCGCACCTCGATTGAAGCTGTGAAACTGAATATTAAAGAgatattgagaatttgttttCATATTAATATaactaacattgagaaccactttctgtctgttctcattgaagatgttcaacagaaacacaaggaaacactccgggtccaaactgaaacattgagagtgaacacgatcatAATAAacgagaaggttaagattttccagttGGTCAATTTATACACTGAGCTAACAGTCATTTcaactgttcgagatcggacacttgcagaacatgaactgctggcaaaaggccgagaccatgaagagtggagagagaaacatcgccggagagaattggaaaaaatccgaactgaccaattgttccagagcagtttttcccagagaaaatccaaatctgggagttcagcagcagtgagcggagtcgcggggattggaaaaacaacaatggttcaaaagattgtttatgactgggccactgggaaaatatacccacactttcaatttgttttcagttttaaattccgcgATTTGAACGCAATTAACTGTAaaataaacctgaggaatctgatattggatctgtatccttactttggggATATTCTGAGAGATCTCTGGAAGCacccagagggattactgtttatatttgatggtttagatgaattcaaggacagtatcgattttgctgacaatcggagaaatacagaacctcagtacatgtgcacagatcctgaagactggtgtgaagtgtctgacattgtgtacagtttaatacagcacaagctgctcccaggatgttcagtgctagtgaccagccgccccactgcattacatttattggaaaaggctgagatcaatatctGGGCTGAAATCAtgggatttgttggtgaggaacggaaggaatatttcaacaagtattttgaagatcaggcggtggcagcagctgttttcaaacatgtggaggagaacgagatcctgtacaccatgtgttacaaccctttcCACTGCTGTATCCTCGGTCTGttactgggtcccttcttcacacaaagagacaggaaacagcagcgagttcccaagaccatcacccatcTATATTCCtgctatatttacaacattctgaaaaacgaTGGCCGAGAGATtaaatccccccgtgatgtgttactgaagatcggtgagatggccttcactggagtctccgagaagaagattgtgtttagaaatggagatttgatcaagtacaatctgcaaccttcccagttcctgtctgggttcatgatggaacttttggagagagatgattctgcccagagtgtggtttacacattcccgcacctcaccatccaagagtttgtagccgcactcgcacaattcctgactccagatccaggggacatccggaaactcctccgtgaagcccacagcaaggaagatgggcgatttgagatatttctccgttttgttgttggtctctcctcctcacagtcagctcagCCCCTGgtggagtttctgggtccatttcttcatcaaacaatctgcCGAGTGATTGAATGGGTGAAGAAGGAGGTTGAAGGACAGATTGGAAAGACATATAGTAAAACTGCGAAAcgggacctcctgaacacattccactacctgtttgagtctcaggatgaaacactggctctggtctcagtgggatctgtggaaagacttacatttagtggattgcgactgaccccgattgactgtgcagtgctgtctcatgtcattggactctgtgatacaataaaagAACTCAATCTGGAGGACTGCTCCATTCAttgtgaaggactccagcggctgggacccgcactgtacaaatgccaggtgttgaggtaactgtttatttgtctctaactgttagCCCAATTGTAGAACATTTACAGATTTTGTTCTTGCTCCCTAATGAAGGGAAGCAAACAGTTCAGATAAAACAGAGAAAAGCAGACAATtttccccaaacatgacgggaccAGTCATTgacctccaggagggtaattctgatcagcagggaatgagaccggactgaAGTACATTAAAAGGATTCACACAAACAGCAGTTTATTTGAAAAaacatttactgacagtccctgaTTCAGTCCTTGAATCTCACTCTATCCATTCCCTGGCtagagtgagattcattgtcagagacagggaaatctgggaattaatttcctgaagatttttcagtgtttcctgtaatatcagagacATATTGTCAGATCGGGAATGTGGTTCAGTTTGTTACTCACTCTTTGTCTGTTTGTGTTCAGACTGGGgagaaataaactgggagattcaggagtgaaaccgttgtctgcggctctgaggaacccggactgtaaaatacaggaactgcggtaagtaccaaactgtgtgagattgtatttataataactggatgtcgaaCACTGTACATTAGTGTcagtataaataataataatacaaataaatactgggaattcactctgatctccaggttatgggatAACGATCTCACAAATTCATGTAccaaggatctctcctccgctctcagtgcaaaccggtcactgacgggtctgaacctgggtaataataaactgggagattcaggagtgaaactgctGTCACCGGCTCTGAGGAATCcgaactgtaaaatacaggaactggagtgagtataaaactgtgcgagattgtgtttataataactggatgctgaaaacggtgcattaatgtcagtataagtaataataatacaaataaatactgggaatgttctctgattcctgttatccctgctcgtctctgtctctctcctctctctctgatctccaggttgtgggataacgatctcacagcttcttgtacggaggatctcgtctccgctctgaGTACAAACCTGTCACTGACGGTTCTGCACctgggtaataataaactgggagattcaggagtgaaactactgtctgcggctctgaggaacccggactgtaaaatacaggaactgcggtaagtaccagactgtgtgagtttgtgtatataataactggatgtctaacacagtagattattattagtatcagcaatagtgttACTAATAaagtacattattatcagtatcagtaatagcgttattaataaatactgtacattattattagtatcagtaatcgtgttattaataaacactgggaatttactctgattcttgttatttctctccctccgatccccagtctgtataatgtcggtctcacagattatTGCACCGATGATCTagtctccgctctcagtgcaaatcggtcactgacggatctgaacctgggatcaaactccttcacagaccgatctgcgcccgctctccgctccctcatacagacctgcaggagtctggagtggatcgggtgagtgtttgtgttaatgtttaatgtaataaataaaatatcaatgggattcagtccgttttatgggtaatatttgtttgtaattattattgaaatattaaccacagtctccctgttatttacactgttgttaaatattttactttctgtttaatctttaatccatTTCAGGCTTTGGAGGAATCGGTTCAGTCAGAATGGAAAGAATCAAATTAAGTCACTGCAGGGCACAAGACAAAGACTGATCGTGGGAGTGTGAAAATTTCAATTTATAACAATTCCTgttctcattatatgaacatttcaatttattaccattcctggtctcattatatgaacatttcaattgataaccattcctggtctcattatatgaacatttcaatttataaccattcctggtctcattatatgaacatttcaatttataaccattcctggtctcattatatgaacatttcaattgataaccattcctggtctcattatatgaacatttcaatttataaccattactggtctcattatatgaacatttcaatttataaccattcctggtctcatgatatgaacatttttggccgattctctgtccctccgctttaaccggccgcgctccaggtttcaATCCTAACgtccctttaacggtttccagctcgagctgagcgagcgtcatctcccattgtgacgtcagaggcccagcgacagggtcacgagactcaatcacccggtcccccagcgctgattctgccggatatccggggctggatggtccccaatgggacactgggtcaatgtagagacaggaagggcccagggtggggctcagtctgggctgcagtgggacactgggtcaatgtacagacaggaagggccaagggtggggctcagtctgggctgcagtgggacactgggtcaatgtacaaacaggaagggcccagggtggggctcagtctgggctgcagtgggacactgggtcaatgtacagacaggaagggcccagggtggggctcagtctgggctgcagttggacactgggtcactgttgGATCAATGTTCATCGGAACACCAGGGACTCCCTATCTTTTCTTGTGTTattgctgctggatctgttccgtCCTCTGAAACAGACAGAGTaggccctggtttaacatctcttcggTGAAAGCAACATTCAATCGAAAATAAAATCAGTCAGAGTGGAAAACGAGCTGCTTATTCGCTTTCGCCTGTTTTGCTCTAACGCCCAAGATGAATTTATTCTCTAATCTACTCCGTGGACTGGCGATctcatgggattgaattgtcagaTATCGGAATGGTTAATCCGAAATTAATCTTACCAATCTGCAGTCGTGTCAGACACTGATCTAAActataatgtgataatcagtgTTCCAGCTAATGCTGAATGACGGTGATACTCTCAGCTGCTTTTACAATCGGTTATTCGTTGTTTTCAGTATCTGCATATTAATTATGTGTTTAAATTGCTTGGTGACCCTGTGTACAACTGTTTATATGTAATTATTGTTGTTATATTCAATAAAGATAATTATGAATTCCAATTCAATAAACCATTCTTGTGCATGATTTGCTGTCTGACTTCTTCTTTGAAGATTTGGCAAGAAACTGTTGATGCAgtcactcagtagcttgtgggGATCCGAATTAATGGTCGATGAGGTGAACTCATTCAATCTGAACTCGGTCATGTCAGCCAGTTCAGggagcaatattaggcatcattCACTTCTCGACATaggtcacaatcgaacaggaacatgttaaaccgaggccccaaaagcagggcccagagaggaaattaaaccccagggcaataaacagaccaAACTCACGTGGACCCTGTTTGGGCGCAGCCTCTGGAGGAGGCCATGGTCGGTCCCCTCTGGGGGAGGCCTCCGTCGGCCCACTCTGGAGGATTCCTCGGGCGGTCCCCTCTCGGGGAGGCAATGGGCATCCGAgagggatcccagagtggcagtctttatattgagaccaccaccacaacaactaaaacaacaacaacaacaatttgtattgatAACATATAGATGTGTATTTGCACACGGCCCGCATCACtgcaagtacggcagccatcttggacaaaacgcGGGTTTGTCCAGCGGCCTTCCTGATCAAATTGGCTGTAataacggcggccatcttggaaaaAAAGCTGCAAGGACGGCGTTCATCTTGAACATAATGGCGATAACTATTGCGGCCATATTCGACAAAATGAGCGCAAGTACGGTgtccatcttggacgaaatggcggCCAGTGCGGCAaccatcttggataaaatggcgaCAACTACactgccatcttggacaaaacggcGAAAATTACCATGCAGAGTGtcgacagtgatcccagaatgtcccaatgaaccctcagtgaccccagagtgcacctagtcaccacagagtgattccagagtgcaccgagGGATCCcagcatgcacccagtcaccccagagtgatacCGGATTGCacgcagtatcccagagtgaatccggTCAACTCAGAGtggtcccagattgcacccagggttcccagtttGCATCCAGTCACTTCAGAGTGATACCAGAGTGAACTCAGTCACCCCAGGGTGATCCCAacctggcagtctttatatttagaacaGGACCACAACAATAACTTGTCTTTATAAGATATGTatcatatttatatttatatgatATATATGCGTGCATATTTACACACGGCCAGAATGGTAGCACGTACCGCAGCCACCTTTGGCAAAATGACAGCAAGTACTtgggccatcttggacaaaatggcggctagtagtgcggccatcttggacaaaatggcggcaagtaccgcGCAGAGCCTCCCCAGCGATCCCACAGCGACCCGACAGTGAATGAAGATTgtacccattgatcccacagtgcaacCAGTCATACCGGagttaacccaaagtggcaacctttatattcagaccaccaccacaacaactacgaTTACACCAACAACAATCTGTATTTAtaacatatatatgtgtgtatttgCACACTGCCCGCATGACGGCAAGTACGGTAGCCATCTTGGATGAAATGGCGGCAAGCACCTCAAGGCTGTTAaacaggaacagcagcaggccattggGACCTTCGGGCCTGTCACACAGTAACAGGAGGCcaatcagtccctcaagcctgttagataggaacaggttgaggcttttcagcccttggagcctgttatacaggaactggaggtcatgcagtccctcaagcctgtgacACTggtacaggacgaggccatttagCCACTCGAGTCTGTTAGACACGAACAGGAGGCTAACCAGCTCCCGAAGCCTGTTAGatagtatcaggaggaggccattcagcccctcaagcctgttatacTGCAactgaaagccattcagccccttgagcctattacactggaaaaggatgaggccattcagcccctcaagcctgttcggtCGGAATAggcggcggccattcagcccttcaaggctgctacacaggaacaggaggaggccattcagcccttcgagcctgttacacaggaacaggaggacattccgtccatcgagcctgttaaataggaacaggaggaggctattcagcccctcaaaactgttgtacaggaactggaggaggccattcagccagtggagcctgttacatagcaacaggtggaggtcattcagctcctcgagcatgTTATATAGGAACAaacgaggtcattcagccccacgagtctgttacataggaacaggagtagacaattcagttcgttgaacctgttccgcgattcaattagatcat
Protein-coding regions in this window:
- the LOC137313378 gene encoding NACHT, LRR and PYD domains-containing protein 3-like; this translates as MAVEERAQAAEERAQAEEERAQAAEERAQAAEERAQASEERAQAAEHRLQAAEQPAHAAEERAEAAEERAEAAEERAQAAERRLQAVAERAQAAEERAQAAERRPQAAEERTHAAADRRLQAAEKRAEAAKERSQAAVRRLQVAEERAQAADRRLQAAMPISPLMKRRLQSRVAEKVADVQQKHKETLRVQTETLRVNTIIINEKVKIFQLVNLYTELTVISTVRDRTLAEHELLAKGRDHEEWREKHRRRELEKIRTDQLFQSSFSQRKSKSGSSAAVSGVAGIGKTTMVQKIVYDWATGKIYPHFQFVFSFKFRDLNAINCKINLRNLILDLYPYFGDILRDLWKHPEGLLFIFDGLDEFKDSIDFADNRRNTEPQYMCTDPEDWCEVSDIVYSLIQHKLLPGCSVLVTSRPTALHLLEKAEINIWAEIMGFVGEERKEYFNKYFEDQAVAAAVFKHVEENEILYTMCYNPFHCCILGLLLGPFFTQRDRKQQRVPKTITHLYSCYIYNILKNDGREIKSPRDVLLKIGEMAFTGVSEKKIVFRNGDLIKYNLQPSQFLSGFMMELLERDDSAQSVVYTFPHLTIQEFVAALAQFLTPDPGDIRKLLREAHSKEDGRFEIFLRFVVGLSSSQSAQPLVEFLGPFLHQTICRVIEWVKKEVEGQIGKTYSKTAKRDLLNTFHYLFESQDETLALVSVGSVERLTFSGLRLTPIDCAVLSHVIGLCDTIKELNLEDCSIHCEGLQRLGPALYKCQVLRLGRNKLGDSGVKPLSAALRNPDCKIQELRLWDNDLTNSCTKDLSSALSANRSLTGLNLGNNKLGDSGVKLLSPALRNPNCKIQELELWDNDLTASCTEDLVSALSTNLSLTVLHLGNNKLGDSGVKLLSAALRNPDCKIQELRLYNVGLTDYCTDDLVSALSANRSLTDLNLGSNSFTDRSAPALRSLIQTCRSLEWIGLWRNRFSQNGKNQIKSLQGTRQRLIVGV